Within the Alteromonas sp. M12 genome, the region ACCAAGACCCTATTGTGCAGCTGAGCGTAGTGGTGTATTGATTAAAATTTATGCCGTATTTATATATTAGGCACCTCCTTATAAACAACTCACAAATGAGAATCATTATCAAAAACAATTGCTTTTGCTACTTTGACTGACTTATAGTGAGTAGCCGCCTTTCGTTGTTGTCAGCAAATTAATTTAGTTCCTGTACGTGGCTTTAGCTATATTTTTTAGGGTTTATTTACATTGCTAAATGTATGTTTAGGGAGATATTTTTGAATTCATATAAATTTTATTGGTGCTGTCTTTTGCTCTGTTTTAGCGTATTTCCATCGACCGCAAAACAGGTTGTGAATGTGGTTGTAGATCAAGTTAAACCTCAGCAGCTCACACCTATAGTCACCCTAACAGGCTCATTAAAAGCACAGCGTCATGCTAACCTTTCAGTGTTAACCGATGGAATTGTCACCCATATTTACGCTGAAACTGGTGAAAAAGTGCAGCAAGGTGAAGCGTTACTTAACTTAGATTCAGCTCTAGTAAAAGCACAATTACAAGCAAATAAAGCCGCATTGGCGCGAGAGCAAGTGGCCGTTGATAATGCCCAACGACGCCTTACCGAGGCACAGTCTTTATTCGACAAAAAGTTATTTGCGCAAACCGAACTTGCTGACCGTGAAACAGCATTAAACAGTGCTAAAGCAAGTTTACTCGAAGCACAGGCAAATCAGTTTTATCAACAGCAACTATTAAATCACCACCAATTATTAGCCCCTTTTAACGGCATTATCGCCGAACGTATGGTTGATGTGGGTGAATGGGTAACCCGAGGTCAAAGTGTTTTTGAACTGGTTAGCAATGAACAATTGTGGCTTGATTTATACATGCCGCAAGAACATTTTAATGGGGTTGATGTGAATAGTACGGTTAAGGTGTATTTATCATCAAAACCCGAAAAAACTTTTAGCGCAACAGTGGTAACGAAGGTGCCTGTAGTGAACACCAATAATCGCAGTTTTTTACTGCGCTTAGCGCTAGATAACGCTTCTGA harbors:
- a CDS encoding efflux RND transporter periplasmic adaptor subunit, with the protein product MNSYKFYWCCLLLCFSVFPSTAKQVVNVVVDQVKPQQLTPIVTLTGSLKAQRHANLSVLTDGIVTHIYAETGEKVQQGEALLNLDSALVKAQLQANKAALAREQVAVDNAQRRLTEAQSLFDKKLFAQTELADRETALNSAKASLLEAQANQFYQQQLLNHHQLLAPFNGIIAERMVDVGEWVTRGQSVFELVSNEQLWLDLYMPQEHFNGVDVNSTVKVYLSSKPEKTFSATVVTKVPVVNTNNRSFLLRLALDNASDLQVGLSASADIPLVQSAQESVVIERDALLRHPDGGFSVFIEHDGVAHRQNVKIGARMNGKVEITQGLKAEQWVVTQGNELLQDGQSVNVVSRLGEK